A single window of Hyla sarda isolate aHylSar1 chromosome 2, aHylSar1.hap1, whole genome shotgun sequence DNA harbors:
- the LOC130358124 gene encoding zinc finger protein 182-like yields the protein MDVKDIHKQENTASHTGEKPFSCSECGKYFSNKSYLVTHQRTHTVEKPFSCPECVKCFSQKKFLQKHLRTHTGEKPFSCPECVKSFSNKLSLVEHIKTHTGEKPFSCLECVKCFSHKSSLVEHMRTHTGENLFSCPECVKCFTQKATLLQHMRTHTGEKPFSCPECVKCFSLKSSLEKHMRTHTGEKPFSCPECVKCFSQKYSLVEHMRTHTGEKPFSCSECVKSFTHKTKLEKHLRTHTGEKPFSCPECVKCFSQKSSLEKHKRNHTGEKPFSCPECVKCFSQKYSLVEHMRTHTGKKPFSCPECLKSFTHKTKLEKHLRTHTGEKPFSCPECVKCFSQKSSLEKHMRTHTGEKPFSCLECVKSFKQKEIILQHMRTHTGEKPCSCLECGNVLG from the exons ATGGATGTGAAGG atatacataaacaggagaatacagc atctcacacaggagagaagccattttcatgttcggaatgtggaaaatattttagTAATAAATCATATCTTGTAactcatcagagaactcacacagtagagaagccattttcatgtccagaatgtgtgaagtgttttagtcaaaaaaaatttcttcaaaaacatttgagaactcacacaggagagaagccattttcatgtccagaatgtgtgaagAGTTTTAGTAATAAATTAAGTCTTGTGGAACAtataaaaactcacacaggagagaagccattttcatgtctggaatgtgtgaaatgttttagtcataaatcaagtcttgtggaacatatgagaactcacacaggagagaacctattttcatgtccagaatgtgtgaagTGTTTTACACAAAAAGCAACTCTTTTACaacatatgagaactcacacaggggagaagccattttcatgtccagaatgtgtgaagTGTTTTAGTCTAAAATCAAGTCTTGAAAaacatatgagaactcacacaggagagaagccattttcatgtccagaatgtgtgaagTGTTTTAGTCAAAAATATAGTCTTGTGGaacatatgagaactcacacaggagagaagccattttcttgtTCAGAATGTGTAAAGAGTTTTACACACAAAACCAAACTTGAAAAACatctgagaactcacacaggggagaagccattttcctgTCCAGAATGTGTGAAGTGTTTTAGTCAAAAGTCAAGTCTTGAAAAACATAAGagaaatcacacaggagagaagccattttcatgtccagaatgtgtgaagTGTTTTAGTCAAAAGTATAGTCTTGTGGaacatatgagaactcacacaggaaagAAGCCATTTTCTTGTCCAGAATGTCTGAAGAGTTTTACACACAAAACAAAACTTGAAAAACatctgagaactcacacaggagagaagccattttcatgtccagaatgtgtgaagTGTTTTAGTCAAAAGTCAAGTCTTGAAAaacatatgagaactcacacaggagagaagccattttcatgcctgGAATGTGTGAAGAGTTTTAAACAGAAAGAAATTATTTTACaacatatgagaactcacacaggagagaagccatgttCATGCTTGGAATGTGGAAATGTTTTAGGCTGA